The DNA sequence CTGGCCAGCAAATGCAGGGTGCCGACAGGGAAATCGCATTCTTCGAGGATCTGGACAAGGGTCTCGCCCACGGTACCGGTGGCGCCGATCACGGCGATATCGAAAGACTGGCTCATGCATAGACCTCAGGTAGAACGGGGGGAGCGGAACTTTACTCGGATTGGGGCCAGACCTGAAGCATTGTGGTGAGGCCTTCGCTGGCAAGCCAGCTCCCACAAGGGTTCAGCGCTCCGCATGCCAATTGTGTGAACACCACAAAATCTGTGGGAGCTGGCTTGCCAGCGATGAGGCCCTCATAGCAGAAACAAAAAACCCGCATCTCATGCAAGACGCGGGTTTTCAGTTCAAGCCCTCAAGCGATCAACGCTCGAGCAGAATCCGCAGCATGCGGCGCAGCGGCTCGGCCGCGCCCCACAACAGCTGGTCGCCCACGGTGAAGGCACCGAGGTATTGCGAGCCCATGTTCAGTTTGCGCAGACGGCCAACCGGGATATTCAACGTGCCGGTCACCTGAGTCGGGCTCAGCTCCTGCATGCTGATCTCGCGCTGGTTGGGCACCAGTTTCACCCAAGGGTTGTGCTGGCTGATCATGCCTTCGATATCGGCCAGCGGCACATCCTTGTTCAGCTTGATGGTCAGCGCCTGGCTGTGGCAACGCATGGCGCCGATGCGCACGCAGATGCCGTCGACCGGGATCGGGCTCTTGAAGCGACCCAGAATCTTGTTGGTCTCGGCTTGTGCCTTCCACTCTTCGCGGCTCTGGCCGTTCGGCAGTTCCTTGTCGATCCACGGGATCAGGCTGCCCGCCAGTGGCACGCCGAAGTTCTCGGTCGGGTAGGCTTCGCTGCGCATGGCTTCGGCCACTTTGCGGTCGATGTCGAGGATGGCGGCGGCCGGGTTGGCCAGCTCATCGGCAACGGCGGCATGGGTCGCGCCCATCTGCTTGATCAGTTCACGCATGTTCTGCGCACCGGCACCGGAGGCCGCCTGATAGGTCATGGCGCTCATCCACTCGACCAGACCGGCCTCGAACAAGCCGCCCAGGCCCATCAGCATCAAGCTGACGGTGCAGTTGCCGCCGATGTAGTTCCTGGTCCCGGCATCGAGCTGCTGGTCGATCACCTTGCGGTTGACCGGATCGAGCACGATGACCGCGTCGTCCTGCATGCGCAGGCTCGAGGCCGCGTCGATCCAGTAGCCCTGCCAGCCGGCTTCACGCAGTTTCGGGAAGACCTCGTTGGTGTAGTCGCCACCCTGGCAGGTCAGAATCACATCGAGGGTCTTGAGCTCTTCAATGCTGTAAGCATCCTTGAGCGGAGCAATATCCTTGCCCACTGCCGGACCCTGACCACCCACATTGGAGGTGGTGAAGAACACCGGCTCAATAAGATCGAAATCCTGCTCTTCCAGCATCCGCTGCATGAGCACGGAACCGACCATACCGCGCCAACCGATCAGACCTACACGTTTCATCGCAACTACACCTTTGACAAAAAAGTGGGCGCTGGCTCCAAAAGAAGACAGCGGGCCCGAGAGATTACAGATTCCGCAGTGCTGCGACTACCGCGTCGCCCATTTCCTGCGTACCCACCTTGGCACAACCAACCGACCAGATGTCGCCGGTGCGCAAACCTTGATCCAACACCAGGCTCACGGCTTTTTCAATGGCATCGGCCGCCGCGATCTGGTTGAAGCTGTAACGCAACATCATCGACACCGACAAAATGGTTGCCAGTGGGTTGGCAATGCCCTGGCCTGCGATGTCCGGTGCCGAGCCATGGCAAGGCTCGTACATGCCCTTGTTGTTGGCGTCCAGGGAAGCCGAAGGCAGCATGCCGATAGAACCGGTGAGCATGGAAGCCTCATCCGACAGAATGTCGCCAAACATGTTGTCCGTGACCATCACGTCGAACTGTTTGGGCGCACGCACCAGCTGCATCGCGGCATTATCGACGTACATGTGGCTCAGCTCGACGTCCGGATAGTCCTTGGCCACTTCCTCGACCACTTCACGCCACAGTTGGCTCGACGCCAGGACGTTGGCCTTGTCCACCGAACAGAGCCTCTTGCCACGCACGCGAGCCATGTCAAAGCCGACCCGGGCGATGCGGCGGATTTCGCTCTCGCTGTACGGCAGCGTGTCATAGGCCTGGCGCTCGCCGCCTTCGAGCTCGCGATTACCCCGCGGTGCACCGAAGTAGATGCCGCCGGTCAGCTCACGGACGATCAGGATGTCCAGGCCGGAAACGATCTCAGGCTTGAGCGACGAAGCGTCGGCCAGTTGCGGGTAGAGGATCGCCGGTCGCAGGTTGCCGAAAAGGCCCAGTTGCGAACGAATCTTCAGCAGGCCGCGCTCGGGGCGAATGTCACGCTCGAGCTTGTCCCACTTCGGCCCACCCACGGCGCCGAGCAGTACTGCATCGGCAACACGAGCGCGCGCGAGGGTTTCATCGGCCAGCGGCACGCCATGCTTGTCGATCGCCGCACCACCGATGACATCGTGCTCCAGGGCGAACCCGAGCTGGAACTTGTCGTTGGCCAGCTCCAGTACCTTGACCGCTTCGGCCATGATTTCCGGACCAATGCCATCACCTGGAAGAATCAGAATCTGCTTGCTCATGCT is a window from the Pseudomonas sp. LS1212 genome containing:
- the asd gene encoding aspartate-semialdehyde dehydrogenase, with the protein product MKRVGLIGWRGMVGSVLMQRMLEEQDFDLIEPVFFTTSNVGGQGPAVGKDIAPLKDAYSIEELKTLDVILTCQGGDYTNEVFPKLREAGWQGYWIDAASSLRMQDDAVIVLDPVNRKVIDQQLDAGTRNYIGGNCTVSLMLMGLGGLFEAGLVEWMSAMTYQAASGAGAQNMRELIKQMGATHAAVADELANPAAAILDIDRKVAEAMRSEAYPTENFGVPLAGSLIPWIDKELPNGQSREEWKAQAETNKILGRFKSPIPVDGICVRIGAMRCHSQALTIKLNKDVPLADIEGMISQHNPWVKLVPNQREISMQELSPTQVTGTLNIPVGRLRKLNMGSQYLGAFTVGDQLLWGAAEPLRRMLRILLER
- the leuB gene encoding 3-isopropylmalate dehydrogenase is translated as MSKQILILPGDGIGPEIMAEAVKVLELANDKFQLGFALEHDVIGGAAIDKHGVPLADETLARARVADAVLLGAVGGPKWDKLERDIRPERGLLKIRSQLGLFGNLRPAILYPQLADASSLKPEIVSGLDILIVRELTGGIYFGAPRGNRELEGGERQAYDTLPYSESEIRRIARVGFDMARVRGKRLCSVDKANVLASSQLWREVVEEVAKDYPDVELSHMYVDNAAMQLVRAPKQFDVMVTDNMFGDILSDEASMLTGSIGMLPSASLDANNKGMYEPCHGSAPDIAGQGIANPLATILSVSMMLRYSFNQIAAADAIEKAVSLVLDQGLRTGDIWSVGCAKVGTQEMGDAVVAALRNL